A single genomic interval of Acidobacteriota bacterium harbors:
- a CDS encoding adenylosuccinate lyase translates to MIPRYTTPEMEKIWSDENKFTKWLKVELAVLEVLAEQGKVSEEAVSTIRKKAVISPERIAEIEKETKHDVVAFIKSIEEVVGSDARFLHFGLTSSDVLDTSLALLMKEAGEVILAELERLSRVIKSKAFEHKHTVMIGRTHGVHAEPITLGLKFAWWYTELKRGTLRFRRAVDGISYGKISGAVGTFAHLPPEVEEKVMEKLGLSPEPISTQIIERDRHAEYLTSLAILASSFERFALEVRHLERTEVREMEEPFSRRQTGSSAMPHKRNPVACEQISGLARVVRANALASLENIPLWHERDISHSSVERIIIPDSTTLVHYLTRRLARVIEGLRIYPERMKENLYLTRGLIFSERLLLALIEKGLTRSEAYRLVQRRAMEAWEKGLDFFPLVSQDEEITSHLPPDELSQIFDLTSSLNYVDYIFRRVFGEE, encoded by the coding sequence ATGATACCTCGCTACACCACCCCGGAGATGGAAAAGATTTGGTCGGATGAGAACAAGTTTACGAAGTGGCTCAAGGTGGAATTGGCAGTGCTGGAGGTTCTTGCCGAGCAGGGGAAGGTCAGCGAGGAGGCGGTTTCCACCATCAGGAAGAAAGCGGTGATCTCTCCAGAGCGGATCGCTGAGATAGAGAAGGAAACGAAGCACGATGTGGTCGCTTTCATCAAGAGTATCGAGGAGGTGGTAGGTTCTGATGCCCGTTTTCTCCATTTCGGGCTTACTTCATCCGATGTCTTGGATACCTCGCTTGCCCTGTTGATGAAGGAAGCGGGTGAGGTTATTCTGGCGGAACTGGAACGGCTTTCCCGGGTAATCAAGTCCAAGGCGTTCGAACATAAGCACACGGTGATGATAGGCAGAACCCATGGTGTCCATGCGGAGCCGATCACCCTTGGCCTTAAGTTCGCCTGGTGGTATACGGAGCTTAAGCGGGGTACCCTTCGTTTCCGAAGGGCGGTTGATGGAATAAGCTACGGCAAGATCTCCGGAGCGGTAGGGACATTCGCTCATCTTCCACCAGAGGTGGAGGAGAAGGTGATGGAGAAGCTGGGGCTCTCGCCAGAGCCGATATCCACCCAGATAATAGAGCGCGATCGCCATGCGGAATACCTCACCTCCCTTGCCATATTAGCCTCCTCGTTCGAGAGGTTTGCCCTTGAGGTAAGGCATCTCGAACGGACCGAGGTTCGAGAGATGGAGGAACCTTTCTCTCGGAGGCAGACCGGCTCTTCCGCAATGCCCCACAAGAGGAACCCGGTAGCCTGCGAGCAGATATCGGGGCTTGCCCGGGTGGTGCGGGCGAACGCTTTGGCTTCGCTGGAGAACATCCCCCTCTGGCACGAGCGGGATATCTCCCATTCCTCTGTCGAGCGGATAATAATTCCCGATTCCACCACCTTGGTCCACTATCTTACCCGAAGGCTCGCCAGGGTCATCGAGGGACTTCGTATCTATCCCGAGAGGATGAAGGAGAACCTCTATCTTACCCGAGGGCTGATCTTTTCTGAGAGGCTTCTCCTCGCCCTCATCGAAAAGGGGCTTACCCGGAGCGAGGCTTATCGTCTTGTTCAACGGCGGGCGATGGAGGCTTGGGAGAAGGGGCTCGATTTTTTCCCCTTGGT
- a CDS encoding MBL fold metallo-hydrolase — protein MEGKRASLRLSVLGSGSSGNAILLSSPRVNILIDAGFSCAEMVRRLSLFDISADDITALLISHEHQDHIRGAALFSRRYRIPLYLTAGTKDAWGVARARVYGFEIIEAGEDFSIGEINIHPFSLPHDAADPVGFLLSQNGVKVGIALDLGSPSRLVKERLSGADALILEANHDTEMLRQGPYPPSLKQRVASRLGHLSNEELASMLREVATPRLRFLLLAHISKVNNYPELALLSSRLALSSLSGVSPRVILAHQDRPTQLIEI, from the coding sequence ATGGAGGGGAAAAGGGCTTCGTTGAGACTCTCGGTTCTCGGAAGTGGAAGCAGTGGCAATGCTATACTTCTTTCTTCCCCAAGGGTAAATATCCTCATCGATGCCGGCTTTAGCTGTGCTGAGATGGTGAGGAGGCTTTCCCTCTTCGACATCTCCGCTGATGATATCACCGCCCTTCTCATCTCCCATGAACATCAGGATCATATAAGGGGAGCAGCTCTTTTTTCGAGGAGGTATAGGATCCCCCTTTATCTCACCGCAGGGACCAAGGATGCCTGGGGAGTGGCGAGAGCTCGGGTTTATGGGTTTGAGATAATCGAAGCAGGTGAGGATTTTTCCATAGGTGAGATTAATATCCATCCCTTCTCTCTTCCCCACGATGCTGCTGATCCCGTTGGTTTCCTCCTCTCGCAAAACGGAGTCAAGGTAGGAATTGCTCTTGATCTTGGTTCTCCTTCCCGGTTGGTGAAAGAGAGGCTTTCTGGAGCGGACGCCCTCATCCTTGAGGCGAACCATGATACCGAGATGCTGCGTCAGGGACCTTACCCCCCCTCTTTGAAGCAGAGGGTGGCGAGCAGATTGGGGCATCTTTCCAACGAGGAGCTCGCTTCGATGCTTCGGGAGGTAGCAACGCCCAGGCTTCGTTTTCTCCTCCTTGCCCACATCTCCAAGGTGAACAACTACCCTGAACTCGCTCTTCTCTCGTCCCGGCTTGCCCTTTCTTCGCTTTCCGGTGTCTCCCCAAGGGTAATCCTTGCTCATCAGGATAGACCAACCCAGTTAATCGAAATTTAA
- the dut gene encoding dUTP diphosphatase: protein MRIERTLQSLVRRIRGNFVRFRVKLMIKRSPGSEDIPLPSYATPESAGLDIRAAVKDEVVIPPGGRAYIPTGFSLAIPPGYQGEVRPRSGLAREFGVGLLNSPGTIDSDYRGELGVILVNLGEKPFTVHRGDRIAQLVIVPVAKARLSLVDELPPSKRGEGGFGHTGRK from the coding sequence ATGAGGATAGAGAGGACCCTTCAGTCGTTGGTCAGGCGCATAAGGGGGAATTTCGTTCGATTCAGAGTAAAGCTTATGATAAAGAGGAGTCCGGGGTCGGAGGATATTCCCTTACCCTCTTATGCTACTCCGGAAAGTGCCGGTCTTGATATCCGGGCTGCGGTGAAGGATGAGGTAGTAATCCCCCCGGGAGGAAGAGCATATATCCCAACTGGCTTCTCTTTAGCTATCCCCCCTGGTTATCAGGGAGAGGTAAGGCCACGAAGCGGGCTTGCTCGGGAGTTTGGGGTGGGGCTTCTTAACTCCCCAGGGACGATCGATTCCGACTATCGAGGAGAGCTGGGAGTGATATTGGTTAATTTAGGGGAAAAGCCCTTTACCGTACACCGGGGGGATAGGATAGCCCAGCTGGTCATTGTGCCGGTGGCGAAGGCGAGGCTCTCTTTGGTTGATGAGCTTCCGCCGAGTAAGCGGGGGGAGGGTGGTTTTGGACATACAGGAAGGAAGTAG